The following is a genomic window from Desulfurococcaceae archaeon.
GAAGACTATGGCGGTAGGCAGGGAGCTGATAAGAATAACCCTGGGCGATTATGGAAAGCTAACTTCATCACAAAAACACGCTCTCGGCCTCTTCGGTCTAGCAGCACTACTATGGCTCTTAGACCCCATCATATCAACGGTATTCAAAGACAGGTCCTGGGCAGCTGACTGGACTTACTTAGCTTCACTAATCATAATCATACTCTATACTGTACCGGTGGTTGGCGTTCTAAGCTGGCGCCAGGTAACCGAGAAAGTTGATTGGGGCATTCTCTTCCTAGTCGCCGGTGGACTGGCTATCGGCGAGGGCCTGAGGGAAACGGGCATAGTGGATGCCCTATCTAGGGTTGCGAGCAGATTCCTAGCCAGTGTACCGGAGTACGTAGCGCTGGTAGTCATAGCGATCATATCCGGGCTTGGCGTATCCCTGTTTTGCAGCATAACGGCGACGGCCTCTACGATGGTACCGTTATCGCTAGGCATAGCTACGTCGACGGGCATAGACCCGAGACTAGCAGGAATATTCGCCGGTATAGCGTCGTGTTTTGCTTTTCTACTACCGGCGAACAGCCCTCCGAACGCCATCGTGTATTCTCACGGGTACTTCAAGAACTATGAGATGGTTAAAGCCGGTGCACTACTAATAGTAGCCGGCATTCTCGTGTTACTGCTTTTTGCGCCATTGATAGAGTTCGTGCTCACCATGATATATTAAATTGAAAAGGCGCTTTAGGGTTGGAGAACTAGGATATATTTATATTAGGGAAAAAGACTAACTAGTTTTTAGTTTTAGCGCTCAGGCCTTTACCATCAAGTACGCCATTACTTTCGCGTCTGCAACCAGGTTCCCTATTATGCAGTACTCATTCGGCGAGTGAGCGGTCTCGTCTACCGTAGACCACACTGCTGCGGGAATGCCTATTCTCCTGAAGAACGCAGCTACGGTGCCTCCACCTATTCCTCCGACCTTGGGCTCCAGGCCTCTAAGTGTCTTTAGAGCCTCTACCAGTGACTTGACAATAGGCGAGTCTACAGGTGTGGGTGGAGCTGCGTCTGCTCTCATCGAGATCTCTAATTCAAGCTGCGGGAATACAGCTTCGCCCACTTTCTTCTCGTATACGGATTTAACGGTGTTGAACACGTTATTGACGTCTTTGAGGAAGTCGTCTAGGCCGTATCCCGGTAGCACTCTGCAGTCAAACACTACTTCGTGTTCTCCGGGTATGATGTTTGGAGATCCGCTTGGGTTCCTGACCATCGTCGGCTCGCACGTTGTCGTGGGCGGATCAAATAGTGGGTCCACTCTTCCATACTTCTCTCTTACAAGCCTATCTAGTAGAAGGATGAACTCCGCGGCAACCCTGTGCGGGTTCAGGCCCTTATGGGGCATGCTAGCGTGTGATTGTATTCCTTTAAACCTTAGCTTAGACCATAGTATGGACTTCTCTGCAACTTCGATGAAACTACCGTCACTTACCCCGGCGTCCGGTACAAGTGCTATGTCGTTTTTACCGAATAGCTCTGGGTGGTGCTTTATTAGGTAGCCTATGCCGTAGTCTGACCCTGCCTCCTCGTCGCTTACCAGCGCTATCGCGACCGTTCTCTTAGGCTTAATACCCTCTTCTAGTAGCGCTTTAGCGGCTACTAGGGAGGACACTATTGCCTGCCCGTTGTCTTCGCTCCCCCTTCCATAGATCTTGCCTTCCTTGATGACCGGTTCAAACGGCTTTGTAGCTGTCCACGCGCTTAGGTCGCCGGGTGGAACGACGTCGAGGTGCGCTAAAATCCACAGCTTATCGTCCACTTCTCCCTTTATGTAAGCTATGATGTTAGGTCTAACTCCGTTCTTGGCGCGCGGGTCTTGCGCATTGATTACCTTTACGTCACTAAATCCCCATTGCTTGATTTCATCTAATAGGAACATTGCTTTATCGTACTCGCCTTCTCCGCCGAAGGCGGGGTTTACTGCGGGTCTACGGACGATCTCCATTAGGAGATTAACCGCATAGTCTTTAAGAGAATCGACTTTACTTACAACGCGTTTTACGATGTCTTCCGACACGAACACTCACCTAGGCTATAGTAATAGCCCACTAATTTAAAAGCTTTATTCACAGCTTCTATTAACGCGGGCACTGCTGCCGTTTACAACCACGTTAACGATGTGTAATGAGCGAGGCATGGATTTATAGGAAAGGAGTTATACTGAACAAACTATGAGTAGTAAAAAATACGTTAAGGCTAGGCAATTCCGAGCTGTTTCTGTAGTTCTGCTAGTTGCGGCTCTACGAACCTTCCATCTTTGAGTATTAAGACATCGTCAAGCCATACTGAGGAGTTCAATGTTATTCCGTCAGTGTGCGAGGGTGCTGGTATTGGTTCGCCACCGGTTAACATCGGGCCTACGTAACCGAGGCCCCACTCCGTTGCACCCCATATTCTCTCCGCTTCAACGATATTGCCCGTTAACTTCGCGCCTGGGTTTACTCCGTAGCATACGTGCGCCAATTTAAACATTTGTGGGTGGTTGAAGCTCTTTAACCAGCTCTCGAAGACCCTTGCTTCGCTCCCGCCCTCAATTTTTACAACTACTCCCTTCTCGACGTAGAGCTTAACCGGCTCTCTGAGTGGTTGGTCGAACGGCGGGTTAATGATGCCGTCGAACACTATTACGCCGTTAATGCTCTCGAAGACAGGTGACCAGCCTATTTGCCCGGGAACCATGTGCATGCCTGGAACAGACGCGTCTCCTTTCTCGTTTATTATTGGGCGGGTTGGATCATTTATGAATGTTACGTCCGTGCCAGCTGGGTTAGTTATTCTAACCCGTTTGGCTTTCCTCGTCATTTCAACTAGGAGGTCTTGGAACTTCTGTAGGACGGGTATGTTTACGCGGCCAATAAGTCTAACCATCTGGTCAACGCCCATACCGACCATGCACATGTATCTCAGCTTTTTGTTTTCTTTAAAGGCGAGCTCGAATACCGTTGAGTAGAGTAGCCACTGGTAGTTGAACTCGATCCACACGTCAACTTTGGAGAGAAGGGCGCCTAGACCCTCAACGGGTAGTACGGGGTCCGTCTGCTTCCCAACACCGTAAGGCGAAGCCTGCATCCAGACGGTAACGACCTTTGCACCGACATCGTGCGCGGCTCCAGCTACAGCCTCTACTACCCTTTCATCAGACATAGTATCGGCGGTTATCACAACAGACTCGCCAGGTTTTACCTTGAAGATGTCGTTAATTAGTACTTTTGCGGCGTGGTACATCTCCCACTCATAGAACTTAGTCAAGCGGTTCACCCGGGTTTTTACTCTACTACCTCAGGGTATATAAGTATTTCGGTTTGTATCAAGTGCGATACTACCCACGAGTACTTGTCCCTATTTACCACTATATTTTGCATCACTCCAAGCAGGGCTTATAACAAAGCGCGAAGGGTAGAACTCTACTTCCAATTCTCTACCCCCGTGCGTGGTTGCAATGCCCATAAAGACCGGGGCAACTAAAGTAGCTTAACTAGTGGATGTGGGCTTTTCTCGCGGTACATGCTTACTGCGCGGAATCGCTGAAAGCTACACCAGTAAACACCACCAATACCTCTAAAAGCATAAATCCCTCAACAAACAGCCCCATGGGAAGTTACCTCAAGGTTTTAAGCTTATACGAGGAAAAAGACGTAGGTGTGGGCTATGAGTTCCGTGGAGATCCTCGAGTGGGTGCTAAAGAGGGTGTCAAAGGGGGAGAAGGTGGCTCTCGTAACTATAGTGGGTAAGGAAGGTAGTGGTCCCCGGGATATCGGCACGATGATGGCGGTTTCCGCTGACGGGTCCGTTATGGGGACTATAGGTGGCGGCGAGGTGGAGAACATAGTTGTAAAGGAGGCTGTATCGGCGCTGAGGGAGGGTAGGTCTAAGAGGGTAAAAGTGGCTTTGAGGCCCGAAAACGTCCCCGAGAACGCCATTAAAACTAGGATGATATGTGGTGGTATACTAGAGGCCTTCATAAACGTAATACAGCCCACACCTAGAGTTATCATAGTGGGTGCGGGGCATGTCGGTAAACCGGTAGCCGATATAGGCAACCTCCTTAAGTACCACGTAATCGTCTTAGACAGAGACTCCGAACTCGCAAGCCATGAGAGGTATCCATATGCCGAGAGAATAGTCGGTGATGTAGTAAGCGAGGTGGAGAAGCTTGAACTACGCGAAGCTGACGTTGTCGTAGTAACGTATGGTGAGCCAGAAGTAGATTACCAGGTGCTCAAGAAGCTCCTGCTCAAGGGCTTTAAGGGACATGTATGGGCTCTCTGCAGTAAGAGGAGGGCGATCTGGATGATCGAGAGGCTTAAACAGGAAGGTATAAACGTAGACGAGTTCAAAGACAGAATTCACGCGCCTGCAGGGCTTGATATAGGGTCAGATACGCCAGAGGAGATTGCCGTGAGCATATGGGCTGAGATACTGTGTGAGGCGAGGAAGTGTAGTAAGCCGGTTAGGTCCCTCGGGGTCTTGCACGGACCGGCATAGATGCCTAGGAGCTTTCAACGGCTTTCACCACCTTTACTATCTCTTCCCTATTCAGCTTCACGACTTTTAAGTACTCTTTTGATAATGCCGCTAAACTCTTGTTATCGCCCTTCACCATTACCGTTATAAGCGAAGCGCGTGTCCTCTTAAGGCCCTCTTTTATTGGGCGCTCCATTACCCTGTCAATGCCATCCGTAATTAACACTATAGAGCTGCCTGCCACTTTTCCCTCGTCGAGGTCGGATAGTGCCGTTACGAGCGCGCGAGTTATGTCCGTTCCACCGGCCCCTTTGATCCTAGCCACGTACTCGAAGACTCTTACCGCCTCGCTAGACCTCGGGGTTTTGCCAACTCTGACCAAGCCATAAGGCTGGCTATCAAAAAACCTAATGTAGTACTCACACCTGCTCCTGACGGCCTTTATGTAAAGTGCCAGTGCGACGGCCTTCGCCCACGTTATTTTCTCACCTTCCATGCTACCGCTCTTATCCAGTAGAACGTATATGGGCCCTGCGGACTCTTCTAGTACCTTATTATACAGCAGTAGCCTGCCCTGCACGAGCTTCGCGTAGAACGCGTCTTCGCCGTATATGAGATTTCTAGGGGACATCCTCTCGACATCCGATCCGAGCTCGTACCCCATTTTCCCGCCTTTCTTGAATGGCCTGTACTTTCTAGACGTCACAGTACTCCAATACTTCAAGCCGGATATTACATCAAGGATTCTCCTCACATCCGCCTCCTTCGCGAGCCTTATAAGCTCCAGGCTGTAGTCCTCTAGCGAGAAGACGCTAAGAGTGCCGGGCTCGAATCCCTCTAGCGCGAGCCTTACACGTGAAAGTGCCTCGATATCGGATTCCACCTCACCTGTGAGCTCCTTTGCTTCTACCAAGACCTCGTTAATACTCGTCGTGGCGTCCTGGCGCCTACCGTTAATCCACGAATACCGCTCATGTAGTTTTGCGAGGTATAGTGCCGCAGTAATGGTGCTGAGCACCTGGTCGAGAATAGTTCTGGCTCTCAACCTCCGTCCTTCACTAGTTTGAATTAGCGCTTGCACTACTGCCCTGCACAGCTGGTTCTGCGCGTCTTCGTCTATTACCGGTGCCGGTAGGTAAAGCGAGTAGTACACGTCAACGGCGAGGAGGGGGTCTATCCTCGCGTCGCCTCCTAGTAGAAGTAAGCGTGCTAGCCTCGATACCTTACTACCCCTGTACTTGACGAGCGGGCTCTCGTACTCTATGCCTTTTAGTACTCCCTTCTCCGTTTTCACATTAACAGCCTCTTTTTAATGTCCTCCACCATGTTGCCGACTTCTACGAGGAGATCTAATGCCCGCTTCTTGACGTACTCGTCTGTAGCGCTCTCCGCTATTCTTCTGATCTTTTCTCGCGCTCTCTCAAAGCCTCTCAGGTACTCGATAAGCCTCGGATCGAATTCACGTACCCTGGCTATGAAGGCTTTAGCTTCCCTAATGTTTTCCTCTACTTCTCGAAGCTCGCTGAGAAGCCTTTCACGAGTACCCAGCTCTTCTAGAAGTATTACTTGGACTTTTTCAGCCTCTTCTCGGGTGCCCGCGGCAACGTATTTTAAAGCAAACAGGTCCTCTTCGGAGGCAACTAGCCTGTTGTTTAGAAAGGCGTGTGCTGCTATCACCTTTAATGCCTTGCCCTTCCTTCTGTCAGTTAAGTGTACGCCCTGATCCTCTAAAACGGCGTAGAGCTTTACGAGTTGTTGCTTTACTCGGGACACGTCTACTGACAGTATTAGCGAATTTATAGTTTTCAAGTCCTCTATTGAGAGAACCGGTTGAGGGGCCCTGTAACCTTCTCTTTCGATTTTCCATGAGGCTTCAAGGAGCATTGGCCACTTGTCCTCACTAACCGGCTTCACAAAGTGCCTTAGTAAAAACCTATCGTAGAGAGCTTGGTATTCTTGCTCTTCGGGCACGGTGTTACTCGCTGATATTAGTGTCCAGAGGGGGACGGGGATCTCGACATATCCGTCATATATTATCCGCTCGTTTATGAGTGTTAAGAGAGCGTTCAATATAGCCGAGCCGGCGTTGAAGATTTCGTCTAAAAACGCTATTTCGGCATCAGGTAATTTGCCCCGGGTGATCCTAACGTACCTGCCTTCTTTAAGTGCAGCTATGTCCAGCGGACCCAGTAGCTCATCGGGTTCAGTGTACTTCGTTAAGAGGTACTTGAAGAAACGCGCCCTGAGCAGGTCTGCAGCCCGTCTAGCTATAGCGGACTTCGCGGTACCCGGTTCTCCCACCAGGATGGCATGTTCGGAGGTTACGAGGGCAAACGTTATTACGAGCGCCTCCTCTTCCCTACCAACAAAAGGCTTCTCTAGCTCCTTCTTAAACCTATTGACAGCGCTAACCAGTTCCTGTAAGTTCCCGTTGCTCAAGCAAACACCTCAGCGAGGTAACTCTTCTTCATGAGGGACTTCTGCTGAAACCGAGTGTCATCACTATGAAGTTTTATCTCAGCAAGTACCTAATATTTGATACCTAGTGAAAGGTGAGCACACGGGTGGATTGGAACTGCTACGTGCTGGTGCTCGAAGTAATGTGTGATATCGAGGCTAAGCTAGCACGTAGTAGCGTCATACTCAAGCCCGGAGTATACCTGTACATAGGGTCGTCGCGGGGGCCTGGCGGGGCGCTGGCTAGGATAATCAGGCACGTTTCCAGTAGCAAGAAGGCGTGGTGGCACGTCGACAGCTTAACTCTCAGTCCATGCTGTGCTCTAAAGGGCTTTTACCTACTCAATTCCGCGTGCAAGGACTGCGAACTAGAAGTATCACAGCGGCTTGCAAGGCTCTTCAGCTACGTGCCGGGATTCGGCTCAGCCGACAAGCCGCAAAGCCCCTCGCACCTATTCATATGCTCGGAGGACTACGAGAACTGTACGTGCAAAGTGTACAGTATTTTAGAGCGCATAGAGTGCGTAGTGGACGTTATATACGTAGATGCTGGGGGCGACAATTTAAGGATAATTAAGTAGCCTTATCCTGAATAAAGCATCGAGAAGGGTGTTGGGTTAGTCCCCGTGCATGCTGACCAGGCCATAGGTGGAGAAAGCGTGCTCTGCACTACAGCGAAAAACATTCTCTTAAAGCTACTCGAGAGAAGTGATAACTACTTTAGCAATGGCTACTTGAACAGCGAGGGCATGAAACTCCTCAACGTAGCATTAAGGTATGCCGTCCACACATGCCCGGAGCGTGCTTCCTACCTCAGGAAACTTAGAAAAACCAGATCTTACGAAGACCTTCTCAGGGTATTGGATGTTTTCGGCTTCGAGCCCGTGGATTCGTAAGGGAACCCTGCGCACAGTGCGTGGATCGCAGACGATCGCGAAACGCTTATTAACCCTTATCCCACTACTTGGGCATGACGAATCGTATACGAGCTGGGTTAAATGAATTCGAGTTCGGAAAACAGAAGTTCCGGGAGGCCTTCACCTCCTATAAACGTAATGCAACTACGTCCAGGAATGGAGAATGTAACTGTAAGGGTAAGGGTACTAAATACCACACAGCCGAGAACAATAGAAACGAAGAAAGGCGCCAGGACCATTAGTAACGCCATCGTAGGAGATTCTACGGGTAGGGTTGAAGCTGTACTGTGGGGCGAGAAGGTAACGGCATTGAAGACCGGGGACGTCGTAGAGATCAAAGGTGCTTGGGTTACCGCCTATAGGGGTAAAGTGCAACTAAACATAGGCAGAAACACTGATATAACCCCGCTACCGGGTGACAGCGTCTCCGAGGAAATACCGGAATCCGAGCCCCGGGCAGCCGGCGGGCCGCCAGCACCTCCTAGGGGAAGAAGAGGCGGCTTCACAAAAAAGAGACGAGGCGAGTCGATTGAGTAGCGAAGAAGAACTGCGCAAGAAACTTGACAGGGGCGTTGTAGACAGGTACGTAGAAGTTAGGAGCACGAAGCCTACGAGGCGGGGTAACTTCCTCGGCGTGGAAGAAGACAAGTTCTACGTTGCTGTAAGCGAGGAAGAGGTATACGAGTTATCGCCACTAGCGTACTACATCTGGGCACTCTGCGACGGAGAGCATACGGTCGAAGACATGGCACACAACATCTCAGAAAACGCAAATGTGGAGTACTATAAGGTAATAGAGCCCCTTCTAGTGGTTTTAGATGAGATGAGAAAAGTCGGGCTTATAGAGTACTAGTTGCACTTATACGTAAGCTTTTCAGCTTATTAGCTCTTTTTTAAATTATCTGGCTACGGGATGACCGGAGACTCCAATACCGATCGGTGGAGACACTCCACCCCTAGGGGACCCTTTAATC
Proteins encoded in this region:
- a CDS encoding DASS family sodium-coupled anion symporter, which translates into the protein MGTKLRASIAFVMLIVAHTIASLQPPEGLTSKSMAMLGITLLALVYWATECVPIPVTGLLIISLQVLYGIFPLGKAVSFIASKVNILVLAGLVISVALTTYSLDKLIGLSIASLMGNRADMLLLGLMLSTAVLSMWIPNTAAAALMAPVALGTLRLLKKEKGESNLGKVAMIGIAYAATAGGIGTPVGTPPVPITIENIEATTGTKIGFATWISWGIPISIVLVLLAWRILLLLYPPETKTMAVGRELIRITLGDYGKLTSSQKHALGLFGLAALLWLLDPIISTVFKDRSWAADWTYLASLIIIILYTVPVVGVLSWRQVTEKVDWGILFLVAGGLAIGEGLRETGIVDALSRVASRFLASVPEYVALVVIAIISGLGVSLFCSITATASTMVPLSLGIATSTGIDPRLAGIFAGIASCFAFLLPANSPPNAIVYSHGYFKNYEMVKAGALLIVAGILVLLLFAPLIEFVLTMIY
- a CDS encoding M20 family metallo-hydrolase, whose translation is MSEDIVKRVVSKVDSLKDYAVNLLMEIVRRPAVNPAFGGEGEYDKAMFLLDEIKQWGFSDVKVINAQDPRAKNGVRPNIIAYIKGEVDDKLWILAHLDVVPPGDLSAWTATKPFEPVIKEGKIYGRGSEDNGQAIVSSLVAAKALLEEGIKPKRTVAIALVSDEEAGSDYGIGYLIKHHPELFGKNDIALVPDAGVSDGSFIEVAEKSILWSKLRFKGIQSHASMPHKGLNPHRVAAEFILLLDRLVREKYGRVDPLFDPPTTTCEPTMVRNPSGSPNIIPGEHEVVFDCRVLPGYGLDDFLKDVNNVFNTVKSVYEKKVGEAVFPQLELEISMRADAAPPTPVDSPIVKSLVEALKTLRGLEPKVGGIGGGTVAAFFRRIGIPAAVWSTVDETAHSPNEYCIIGNLVADAKVMAYLMVKA
- a CDS encoding XdhC family protein; this encodes MSSVEILEWVLKRVSKGEKVALVTIVGKEGSGPRDIGTMMAVSADGSVMGTIGGGEVENIVVKEAVSALREGRSKRVKVALRPENVPENAIKTRMICGGILEAFINVIQPTPRVIIVGAGHVGKPVADIGNLLKYHVIVLDRDSELASHERYPYAERIVGDVVSEVEKLELREADVVVVTYGEPEVDYQVLKKLLLKGFKGHVWALCSKRRAIWMIERLKQEGINVDEFKDRIHAPAGLDIGSDTPEEIAVSIWAEILCEARKCSKPVRSLGVLHGPA
- a CDS encoding VWA domain-containing protein, whose translation is MKTEKGVLKGIEYESPLVKYRGSKVSRLARLLLLGGDARIDPLLAVDVYYSLYLPAPVIDEDAQNQLCRAVVQALIQTSEGRRLRARTILDQVLSTITAALYLAKLHERYSWINGRRQDATTSINEVLVEAKELTGEVESDIEALSRVRLALEGFEPGTLSVFSLEDYSLELIRLAKEADVRRILDVISGLKYWSTVTSRKYRPFKKGGKMGYELGSDVERMSPRNLIYGEDAFYAKLVQGRLLLYNKVLEESAGPIYVLLDKSGSMEGEKITWAKAVALALYIKAVRSRCEYYIRFFDSQPYGLVRVGKTPRSSEAVRVFEYVARIKGAGGTDITRALVTALSDLDEGKVAGSSIVLITDGIDRVMERPIKEGLKRTRASLITVMVKGDNKSLAALSKEYLKVVKLNREEIVKVVKAVESS
- a CDS encoding AAA family ATPase, translated to MSNGNLQELVSAVNRFKKELEKPFVGREEEALVITFALVTSEHAILVGEPGTAKSAIARRAADLLRARFFKYLLTKYTEPDELLGPLDIAALKEGRYVRITRGKLPDAEIAFLDEIFNAGSAILNALLTLINERIIYDGYVEIPVPLWTLISASNTVPEEQEYQALYDRFLLRHFVKPVSEDKWPMLLEASWKIEREGYRAPQPVLSIEDLKTINSLILSVDVSRVKQQLVKLYAVLEDQGVHLTDRRKGKALKVIAAHAFLNNRLVASEEDLFALKYVAAGTREEAEKVQVILLEELGTRERLLSELREVEENIREAKAFIARVREFDPRLIEYLRGFERAREKIRRIAESATDEYVKKRALDLLVEVGNMVEDIKKRLLM
- a CDS encoding DUF123 domain-containing protein, which gives rise to MDWNCYVLVLEVMCDIEAKLARSSVILKPGVYLYIGSSRGPGGALARIIRHVSSSKKAWWHVDSLTLSPCCALKGFYLLNSACKDCELEVSQRLARLFSYVPGFGSADKPQSPSHLFICSEDYENCTCKVYSILERIECVVDVIYVDAGGDNLRIIK
- a CDS encoding OB-fold nucleic acid binding domain-containing protein, whose translation is MENVTVRVRVLNTTQPRTIETKKGARTISNAIVGDSTGRVEAVLWGEKVTALKTGDVVEIKGAWVTAYRGKVQLNIGRNTDITPLPGDSVSEEIPESEPRAAGGPPAPPRGRRGGFTKKRRGESIE
- a CDS encoding PqqD family protein yields the protein MSSEEELRKKLDRGVVDRYVEVRSTKPTRRGNFLGVEEDKFYVAVSEEEVYELSPLAYYIWALCDGEHTVEDMAHNISENANVEYYKVIEPLLVVLDEMRKVGLIEY